A genomic window from Schistocerca piceifrons isolate TAMUIC-IGC-003096 unplaced genomic scaffold, iqSchPice1.1 HiC_scaffold_1627, whole genome shotgun sequence includes:
- the LOC124735348 gene encoding piggyBac transposable element-derived protein 4-like encodes FFSVVGLKMEDNRDTAGPSEPKKRKTQDTRNVQKLTDAELLRILEESDSETELASEEDGVESSEESDGAEFVLDETVEMAVNPSDREMAEGVVTRDNAADTTVAWEREPVGMINCPFIKNEGLLIQPTENTPLDYFRLLLTDEFLLTVVEETNRNAIELFLSAGTKGQSRINCWKDVTVGELLVFLGVFLHMGNVKMRNLQDYWKKDALFNVKGIADSISRNRFLLILRALHFSENPKQGKPTPSDRLYKIRPVINFFNERMCQVYYPGRELSLDESMILWRGRLLFRQYIKNKKHKYGIKLYILTTPTGMVLKFAVYTGMLDDLGGRGHAQKIVLHLLDEKLNAGHHVYMDNYYNSFALAKLLLDKKTHCTGTLRANRKDTPKEIQEAKLRKGEAVARFAEGVMIGKWRDKREVCYISNAFTNEMVEVETKRKEKKSKPLAIVNYNKFMAGVDRHDQMLSYYLSERKTIRWYKKLFIHVVEMILTNAHALHNKYCGTKMPLQEFRLSIIRALLPRKQVERPVRNPQHVVVKRESNGKSKTPRKKCRSCASRGQRTDTIYECLDCPNKAGYCLNCCVIHHL; translated from the coding sequence tttttctctgttgtgggactgaaaatggaagacaatcgtgacacggcgggcccttcagaacctaagaaacgtaaaacacaggacacaagaaacgtacaaaaactaacggatgcggaattattacgaatattagaagaaagcgattcggaaacGGAACTGGCCAGTGAGGAGGACGGCGTGGAATCCAgtgaagagtctgacggagccgagtttgttttagatgagactgtagaaatggcTGTGAATCCTAGCGACAGGGAAATGGCAGAAGGAGTGGTAACAAGAGATAACGCAGCTGATACAACTGTTGCGTGGGAAAGAGAGCCAGTTGGAATGATAAATTGCCCAtttataaaaaatgagggactGCTTATTCAACCGACGGAAAACACTCCCttagattattttcgtcttttgctgacggacgaatttctattgacAGTTGTAGAAGAAACAAATCGAAACGCGATTGAATTATTCCTTTCTGCGGGAACCAAAGGACAATCACGAATAAACTGTTGGAAAGATGTGACTGTTggcgaattgttagtgttcttgggagttttcctgcacatgggaaatgtaaagatgaggaatttgcaggactattggaaaaaggacgctttattcaacgtgaaaggaattgccgatagtatttcacgaaatcgttttctgctaatactacgtgcattacacttttctgaaaatccaaaacaGGGCAAACCAACACCATCCgacaggttgtataaaatacgtcccgttatcaattttttcaatgaaaggatgtgccaagtttactaccctggacgggaactgtctctggacgaatcaatgatcctttggcgtggacgattacttttccgccaatacatcaaaaacaaaaagcacaaatatggcataaagctatatattttgacaactcccactggaatggtcctaaaattcgcggtatacactggcatgctggacgatttaggaggaagaggccatgcgcaaaaaattgttcttcatttactagatgaaaagttgaatgctggtcaccatgtgtacatggacaattactataacagCTTCGCATTGGCAAAGCTGCTCCTGGATAAGAAGACCCACTGCACGGGAACTCTGAGGGCGAATAGGAAGGATACACCCaaggaaatacaggaagcaaaactacgaaaaggtgaagccgttgccagatttgcggaaggagttatgataggtaagtggcgtgataagagggaggtttgctacatttctaatgcatttacaaatgaaatggttgaggttgaaaccaaaagaaaggagaagaaatctaagcccttggccattgtaaactacaataaatttatggcgggagttgatcggcacgatcagatgttatcatattacctctcggaacgcaaaaccatacgctggtacaagaaactttttatccacgttgtggaaatgatactgacaaacgcacatgccctacacaataaatattgtggcacaaaaatgcccctccaagaatttagactcagtattataagagcactattgccacgaaagcaggtagaacggccagtcagaaatccccaacatgttgtggtaaaacgagaatcaaatggaaaatcaaaaacaccgcgaaaaaagtgcagatcatgcgccagccgtggacaacgaacagacacgatttacgagtgcctagattgcccaaataaagcaggatattgtttgaattgttgtgttattCACCACCTCTAA